The proteins below are encoded in one region of Polypterus senegalus isolate Bchr_013 chromosome 2, ASM1683550v1, whole genome shotgun sequence:
- the mzt1 gene encoding mitotic-spindle organizing protein 1 isoform X2, whose protein sequence is MASVAPNLSAVRETMDVLLEISRLLNSGLDMESLSICVRLCEQGINPEALSSVIKELRKASDSLKTSENIGS, encoded by the exons ATGGCCAGCGTTGCTCCAAATCTGAGCGCAGTGCGAGAGACGATGGATG ttcttCTTGAAATATCCAGACTTTTGAATTCTGGCTTGGATATGGAGTCCTTATCTATTTGTGTTCGCCTTTGTGAACAAGGAATTAACCCTGAGGCACTCTCTTCAGTAATAAAGGAGCTACGTAAAGCTTCTGACTCCTTAAAG